A genome region from Thalassococcus arenae includes the following:
- the bchM gene encoding magnesium protoporphyrin IX methyltransferase — translation MSYEVTRARVETYFDRTATQVWERLTSDAPVSRIRETVRKGRDAMRGRMLSALPVDMTGMRVLDAGCGAGPATVELARRGAEVVAVDISPSLVEIAERRLPDSLRDRVTFASGDMLSAHLGRFDHVFAMDSLIYYRASDIRDALAALRDRTRGSVVFTVAPRTRLLMAMWYAGKVFPRSDRSPVMIPHKSADLAETVSDIGQLRDLGRVASGFYISQALEFTP, via the coding sequence ATGAGCTACGAGGTCACCCGCGCGCGGGTCGAAACGTATTTCGACCGCACCGCCACCCAGGTCTGGGAACGGCTGACCTCGGACGCGCCGGTGTCGCGTATCCGCGAAACCGTGCGCAAGGGGCGCGATGCGATGCGCGGGCGCATGCTGTCGGCCTTGCCGGTCGACATGACCGGGATGCGGGTGCTGGATGCCGGCTGCGGTGCCGGGCCGGCGACGGTGGAGCTGGCGCGGCGCGGCGCCGAGGTGGTGGCGGTCGACATCTCGCCTTCCCTGGTCGAGATCGCCGAACGGCGCCTGCCGGACAGCCTGCGCGACAGGGTCACCTTTGCCAGCGGCGACATGCTGTCGGCGCATCTGGGCCGGTTCGACCACGTCTTTGCGATGGACAGCCTGATCTATTACCGCGCGTCCGATATCCGCGACGCGCTGGCCGCGCTGCGCGACCGCACGCGTGGCAGCGTCGTCTTCACCGTGGCGCCGCGAACCCGGTTGCTGATGGCGATGTGGTATGCCGGCAAGGTCTTTCCACGCTCGGACCGGTCGCCTGTGATGATCCCCCACAAATCGGCCGATCTGGCAGAAACAGTGTCTGATATCGGACAGCTGCGCGATCTGGGCCGGGTCGCCAGCGGGTTCTATATCAGCCAGGCGCTGGAGTTCACGCCGTGA
- the bchL gene encoding ferredoxin:protochlorophyllide reductase (ATP-dependent) iron-sulfur ATP-binding protein translates to MREAAGLEARGVKTPPVLRGQDGEGSVQVHQDATMKIEGAQVFSVYGKGGIGKSTTSSNLSAAFAKLGKRVLQIGCDPKHDSTFTLTGKLQPTVIDILKEVDFHAEELRPEDFVTEGWGGVQCIEAGGPPAGTGCGGYVVGQTVKLLKQHHLLDDTDVVIFDVLGDVVCGGFAAPLQHADRAVIVTANDFDSIYAMNRIIAAVQAKSANYKVRLAGCVANRSKATDEVDRFCDTVGFKRIAHMPDFDAIRRSRLKKKTLFEMPDEDDIVLARAEYIRLAETLWAGTEPLAPEPLPDRDIFELLGFD, encoded by the coding sequence ATGCGCGAAGCCGCGGGCCTGGAAGCGCGGGGCGTCAAGACGCCGCCGGTGTTGCGCGGACAGGACGGCGAAGGTTCGGTGCAGGTGCACCAGGACGCGACGATGAAGATCGAGGGGGCGCAGGTGTTCTCGGTCTACGGCAAGGGCGGGATCGGCAAGTCGACGACCAGTTCCAACCTGTCGGCAGCCTTTGCCAAGCTGGGCAAACGGGTGCTGCAGATCGGCTGCGACCCCAAGCATGACAGCACGTTCACGCTGACCGGCAAGCTGCAACCGACGGTGATCGACATCCTCAAGGAGGTCGATTTCCACGCCGAGGAATTACGGCCCGAGGATTTCGTCACCGAAGGCTGGGGCGGCGTGCAATGCATCGAGGCCGGCGGTCCGCCCGCGGGTACGGGGTGCGGTGGTTACGTGGTGGGACAGACGGTGAAGCTGTTGAAACAGCACCACCTGCTGGACGACACCGATGTGGTGATCTTCGACGTGCTGGGCGACGTGGTCTGCGGCGGGTTCGCAGCGCCGCTGCAGCATGCCGACCGGGCGGTGATCGTCACAGCCAACGATTTCGACAGCATCTATGCGATGAACCGGATCATCGCCGCGGTGCAGGCCAAAAGCGCGAACTACAAGGTGCGGTTGGCCGGTTGCGTTGCCAACCGGTCCAAGGCCACCGACGAGGTCGACCGGTTCTGCGACACGGTGGGTTTCAAGCGCATCGCGCATATGCCGGATTTCGACGCGATCCGGCGGTCGCGGCTGAAGAAGAAGACCCTGTTCGAAATGCCGGACGAGGACGACATCGTGCTGGCGCGCGCAGAATACATCCGGCTGGCCGAAACCCTCTGGGCCGGAACCGAACCGCTGGCGCCCGAGCCGCTGCCCGATCGTGATATCTTTGAACTGCTGGGATTCGACTGA